Part of the Mytilus trossulus isolate FHL-02 chromosome 2, PNRI_Mtr1.1.1.hap1, whole genome shotgun sequence genome is shown below.
ttatatctactttGTTGTGTTTCTATATCATTATTTGGCTATTCAAggataaattcaaatgttttacagtATATTATTTCTATCTTTAACTTCCATGTACAATGGCCAGTTACTTAACAATATTCAAACTGGTGGAGACACGCCTGTGACTGACAAGAAATACCTCCAACTGTTCACATTAATTCTCGACGAAATGTCGAGACGTTTTGAATTGGAAACATTAATAAATCAGCTCCAACATAACGTGTCTGTCCTGAAGCAGGATGACCAAACATTAAAGACGTCTTGGCAAATACCATTATCAAAGTTGACTAATAAAACAGTTGAAATGATATACAGTGTCAACAGATTAAAGGAGGACCATATCTCACTAAATGCTAGCACCATCCAAGTAAAACTTGCACAGAAACAGACGTCTGATAGTCTTCAAAACATGTCATCAATAGGAAACCAGCTTAATATTGTGAAACAGAAATTACATTGGCTTACAAATATAACCGAAACAATTAAAGAGGGAAACTCCAATTTGTCAATGGTTCGTCAAGATATCGGTAGGAAACATGATGAACTGATATTTCTAATTAACAATCTTACAACAGAACGAAATAACGCATCTACCAAATGGAGGCAATCTACTGATGATTCGGATATTAAAGTTCTTCAAGATGACATGAGAAAGATACAGACTCAACTGAAAACCATAATAACCGAAATTGACAGCTTTAGCAAAACGCAGATGCAGTCAAAGaatttatcaaacaaacttCCTGTGCTTGATAGAAGTTATAATGGCTTATTTACCCGACTTAACCAGGCTGGTGAACACCAAGAGGTTGCTAATGCGAATTTTATGGAGAAAGTggcaaatatcaacaaaaaaggTAAATTCTTCTATTGTTGGTTTTCGTTGTTATCTTAAACATTTCCCGGTGTCAGTGccactattattattattgttgtcCATATTGTGATGTTTTCGCATTTAACGGATTTCATTATTCTATGTTATTGTGTACATATAtgtcgatttaaaaaaatattttactactAGTTTACGAAATCAGTTTGATAGGGATAACATTTGCCCATGCGGTAgcgacaaaaattaaaaataaatctcaaaaacaaaatagcATCTTTAAGGAATTATATGCgcttgtcatacaagtgagatttTTAATTAACGAGCTTTAAAACCAGgctttatccaccattttctatattaggAAATACCCgttcaaagtcaggaatatgaacgTTGTTTTCCTTTCGTATGCTTTGTTAAAGCTTTTGAAttttgagttcggtatttttgttattttacctttgATTCACCTTtgacttgaaaaaaaaccctCTGGAATTTTAAAACGTTCCAATTTACGGTCATGATCATGAAGTCAATTGGTAAATATGCTTCTATCCCTCTAACAGATTTGTGATTAAACCATTTTTATTACAGTTGCTGTGACATCATGTGCAGACCCACGGAATACGGCAGGCATTGTAACATTCCCATTTATTAAGTCATCAGTAGGAATAACAGACCTAAACCGCTTTCGATATTCAGGAATTTTTCATTGTGAATCTCCAGGGTTATACATAGTATCTGCGTACATGGTGTCATCTACAAGTCATGCATCTTATCGTGTGTACAAAAACTCACATCTATTAACAGATGTACATATAAAAGGAAATTCAAATGGAACTTTTGATTATGGAACAGGAACAGCACTACAAGCAGTTGATCTTAAAATAGATGATACATTGACAGTTGAACTCGACAATAACGTGGCCATAGAAGGTGCCTCATTGTCATGTAtgacaataattaaaattgtataGCTTAAGTaactattgttttgtttattaagaaaaatattcaaaatactttaacctataatggtttaatttttaaattgttatttggatggagagttgtctcattggcactcacaccacatcttcctatatctatcatcaAAGAAACAAGTGTTTTTAACTCAATCTAACGAGGACCAAATTGCTACATGTCCTGTCTTACATGTCCCGGTTCAATACAAATTCGCGACTGGATTTCAAATTGAACATATAATTTCCAAATTAGCTTACCTATAATTGCCTTTGCCTTCCAACATTATTATCAGAAATCGTGATCTCAAATTTACCTTTCAAGCTGTAAAACTTTTCAATGAGCCTTTATCTTGTAGAATTTGGAATGGAAGAGATTAGACGAAGGGTTTTCATTTGGcttattattttctttagtttCAACATCAAATCTCTTACTGCTGTAACTTTCGGATTATGCAATTCGTCCAATATTTCAGATGACGAACTTATTTTGAGTTTATGAACAATGTTACGTTGAATATAGGGTACGATTTCTACATTCTCTCTGAGGATGCAACTAAAACAATACCAGTTTAGCTAACGTAGTactttttgctgtttttgtttggAAGCTAAATGTCTCTTTTCATTTTGCTGATGCAATAATACCAATTTGTAGATTAGTACTAGAGAATGGATATTAATTAAATTGTTCTCTCAAAGGCTACAATACAACACACTACAGacttgtatttgataaaaaaaaaaaaaaaaaacagtttttcacATCTAAATTTGTGTCTCTCGTAGGATGCGTTTATTCGGTGTGtataatttgtctgtttttcattAATGGGTAAGACATAACATTTCTTCGCGTTGAATTGCATCCCTCATTAGTCGGCCCAAATTTCTTGTTGATCCAAATGTAGTTTTAGGTTGTTTTGGTCTTGgtcagttttaatttttctgtttaaaaggCAAATGCTATTTCTGATTGTGTTACGCTGTCTGGCAGGTTGTTTATTTGACACAGAAACAGGTTAGAAGGTGCCCTCTGATATCCGAGAGTCAACTGATGTTTCGCCGGATATTTCCCCTCCCACGATGGTACACATTAATCTGGCAGTTATGAAGTTGAATTGTTATTTGTGTGTATTTCCTTTTGTTCCATATTGGTTTAGTTTATACGGAGAAATGTGTTGTGAGGTACTGTGTCAAATGCTTTTGAGAATTCTAATACGGCTTCGTCGTTGATGTAAGAAGTCATTGGTGGAGTTGATGACATTATGTTTCACAAGAGTATCCTGACCTGAATCGAAGGTTTAAGTTGGTGAGGATCTTGCTAGTAACAGATTTAAGAATACAGGTCTGTAGTTTTCTGTGAgatgtttttcttcatttttgaaGATACTTGATTACTTAGCATCTCTCCAGTCTTATGGTAGCTCATTTGTGTCAACGGGACATTGCATTATGATTTACAGAATATTGATGCTACTTGCTCAGCACATTCCTTTAGTATGCAGTTTGGAATGTTGTCAGGTCCAGAGTGTTGTTCTGATTGGTGTTTTTCAGTAGTTTTTCAACTCCCTTTTGGTCAATCGttattgatgttatattttattttgtagccgATAGGTGAGTGTCTTATATTGTGAACATTAATTTGAATTGTTCTAAAAGAAGTTCATCTTTCTCTTTTCTGTCACTGATGGGGTATTTCGCCTTTTTAAATGGTTCTATTCCTCCTGAGTCATGGAGCTTTGATTTATCATTCTTCCTGAACGTTTAGTGACGTTTTTGTTTAGGCCCTCGAAGATGTTTTGATTGACATCActtgtatttttctttacttAGTCGAGAATAGCAACTTCGTTTCCGTTTAAAGACAAAGAGTGAAATTTGGATCTCGATAACTAACTTCTATTGTTGTCTTAGGGTAAgacttttacatttatatagtCATTAACCTGCTCAAcatgtctcattagcaatcataccacaactctttatagcaatataaaagtaaaagtaagTTATCCCTCTTTCGacataaaatggaaaaataaaaatcagcgCTTCTTTAATTTGTTCTGATAagaatataaactttaaaataccgTTCAAAAAGAGAATATGTTAACGTTAATTTCAAGTTTCAGTCAGGTCTTTTTTACGTTTTTAATAGTTTATAGGTGACTCGacatcaaacaagaaaacaagtgGTATTGAGTTTTCTTTGATGCTAAAACTTCAGAAAGacaaaattatctaaaaattcTCTCATATaatgaaatgtcattttttttaaataatagaaTATACCTGAtaaaagatggacgaaagatacaagagggacagtcaaactcataaatcgaaaataaactaacaacgcaataggtaaaaatgaaaaaaaacatcagacaaacaatagtacacacgagacaacatagaaaatttactGTTGAGCATATTACACATTCTAAATGTATTTATCCTATTGAACTTCAACTTAGTAACCTAATGATAACTGTCAATTTGTATACATAccaatgacaaaattaaagatTAAGTAAAAGACAAATGAATTTGATTTCAGCTTTGCAATCACAAGCCGATTCATATATAttctagtcaacaaaagaaacgatacacgactttgaaataaaatttatcaagaagtattaaatataaaaaaaaaaatgagatacactattttaaaaagctttcatttgcaatgtattcacatgtgataatgaaaatcaaaacttgtcggaAAGCATCTACATTCAGTGTAAACGATCGTagggtgcaaattagttttgcggaaagttgaataaaaaatcgacacataattttctaagttctaaataaaatttcaaatttgtttaaaaatattcaatatgctaatcaagtaatgttcatgttgtaagtaatgggttgaaa
Proteins encoded:
- the LOC134705668 gene encoding uncharacterized protein LOC134705668, coding for MFYSILFLSLTSMYNGQLLNNIQTGGDTPVTDKKYLQLFTLILDEMSRRFELETLINQLQHNVSVLKQDDQTLKTSWQIPLSKLTNKTVEMIYSVNRLKEDHISLNASTIQVKLAQKQTSDSLQNMSSIGNQLNIVKQKLHWLTNITETIKEGNSNLSMVRQDIGRKHDELIFLINNLTTERNNASTKWRQSTDDSDIKVLQDDMRKIQTQLKTIITEIDSFSKTQMQSKNLSNKLPVLDRSYNGLFTRLNQAGEHQEVANANFMEKVANINKKVAVTSCADPRNTAGIVTFPFIKSSVGITDLNRFRYSGIFHCESPGLYIVSAYMVSSTSHASYRVYKNSHLLTDVHIKGNSNGTFDYGTGTALQAVDLKIDDTLTVELDNNVAIEGASLSCMTIIKIV